A genomic region of Dreissena polymorpha isolate Duluth1 chromosome 4, UMN_Dpol_1.0, whole genome shotgun sequence contains the following coding sequences:
- the LOC127878405 gene encoding prostatic spermine-binding protein-like, translating into MTVSIEMTIMMVMIEVTMTMLIVHLLYDTDIHDAIVDYYLLYYDKEDDKEYVGDEDDRDYDGDEDERDGDGDEDHKDDNNEDEDDRDFDGDEDDRDSDEDEDDIDEDEDDRDEDGDDKDNDCDVDDKDDDGDKYDLDENNEDEENRDEDDNEDKIDDDGDEEYTDDDDDEDDRNDDDDRGEDSDEDARDVDGDEDDRSNDADESNRDDDGGGDDRNYHGDEDDKDTDDDDYEDDRDEDDDE; encoded by the exons ATGACGGTGTCGATAGAAATGACcattatgatggtgatgatagaGGTGACGATGACAATGTTGATAGTTCATTTGTTGTATGACACTGATATACATGATGCTATTGTTGACTATTATTTACTTTATTATGATAAAGAAGATGATAAAGAATACGTTGGTGATGAAGACGATAGAGATTacgatggtgatgaagatgaaAGAGATGGCGATGGTGATGAAGATCATAAAGATGACAATAATGAAGATGAAGACGATAGAGATTtcgatggtgatgaagatgatagagattCTGATGAGGATGAAGATGATATAGATGAGGATGAAGATGATCGAGATGAGGATGGAGATGATAAAGATAACGATTGTGATGTAGATGATAAAGATGACGATGGTGATAAATATGATTTAGATGAAAATAATGAAGATGAAGAAAATAGAGATGAGGATGATAATGAAGACAAAATAGATGACGACGGTGATGAAGAATATacagatgacgatgatgatgaagatgatagaaATGACGACG atgatagaggTGAGGATAGTGATGAAGATGCTAGAGATGTagatggtgatgaagatgatagaaGTAACGATGCTGATGAATCTAATAGAGATGACGATGGTGGTGGAGATGATAGAAATTATCATGGGGATGAAGATGATAAGGATACAGATGACGATGATtatgaagatgatagagatgaggatgatgatgaatAA
- the LOC127878406 gene encoding muscarinic acetylcholine receptor M5-like codes for MGPSYMIRITKRVAIAQVAGTWLFSFLMFCPLIIAWDVYVGNSLAEDMVCEAKFMHDSVVVIIHAVVAFIIPFVCMTSVNVFIYVKIKQRLMMKQAGNIPVSTINPDNQTATAAPKPRTDRNENRRHLKAAKFLTMIVAAFWLFWSPMAFTTVLISFWDDCLNQSLYVVFYYLVWVKSSVNPFLYAYNSPRYRMNFQRFLSCNSRHQFRKREQNVESAITVQTSPD; via the coding sequence ATGGGACCCTCATACATGATCAGGATCACGAAGCGCGTGGCAATCGCCCAAGTCGCCGGCACCTGGCTTTTCTCTTTTCTGATGTTCTGCCCTTTAATCATCGCCTGGGATGTCTATGTTGGCAACTCGCTCGCAGAGGACATGGTCTGCGAAGCGAAATTCATGCACGACAGCGTCGTCGTAATAATCCATGCGGTCGTCGCGTTCATCATCCCATTCGTATGTATGACGTCAGTGAATGTCTTTATCTACGTTAAAATAAAGCAGCGCTTAATGATGAAACAGGCCGGGAATATTCCTGTGTCAACCATTAATCCTGATAATCAAACCGCGACAGCCGCCCCCAAACCTAGAACAGACCGAAATGAAAACAGACGACACCTGAAGGCGGCCAAGTTTCTCACCATGATTGTCGCGGCTTTTTGGCTCTTCTGGTCGCCCATGGCCTTTACAACTGTTCTCATATCTTTCTGGGACGATTGCTTGAACCAAAGCCTGTATGTGGTTTTCTACTATTTAGTCTGGGTGAAATCCTCCGTCAACCCGTTCCTGTATGCGTACAACAGTCCCAGGTACCGCATGAACTTCCAGCGATTCCTATCGTGTAATAGCAGGCATCAGTTTAGGAAAAGAGAACAGAACGTCGAGTCGGCAATCACAGTCCAAACCAGCCCCGATTGA